In Calliopsis andreniformis isolate RMS-2024a chromosome 6, iyCalAndr_principal, whole genome shotgun sequence, the genomic window GCACGACCCAGGAGAGAAATGCTCGTAGAAACGTGATACGTTCGAGGTGCCCGGGAGAAACGCCCCCCTCGCGGCTTTCGATTAAACAGATGAAGAAAAGGAGGTTGGGGGGAGGATGAGGACAAGGGGAGACCAATGGTCCCTAAGGAGGAAAAGTAACAGGGTACAGAGGGGGGGGAGAAAAGAGGAGTAGTGTGACTAGCGGCGGCGAGCTCTACAACTAAACAACAACAACAGTATTTTCAGTTATAACAACATTAACAAGTAAGTTTTCCACGTATATGCGCTTACACGTCTCGTGTGTTTTCCGTGTTCGCGCGCACACGCGTACGTTATACACGCAACAAAGTGGGCGTTCCAAAGTCGCTTGCAGTTTATTTTTTCGTttcctttcttccttttttgTTTCTGCTCTTTTTCTTCGTTTCTCGTTAGAGCGGTTCGCGTGTACACGCGTGTGCGCATGCGCCTCAGGTAGGGCAGCATGCGCGCGCATCACGCCAGCGTCTATCATTGTCGGGTACCTTCTTTCCTTTCTCATTATTCCTTTTTCACATTTCTCTGTGGTCTCGAGAGCCTTCTGACGAGCGCGTCCTCGTCTCGAAAATGTCCCTGTTCTTTCTCGACGACACGTGCCACGCGGAAACGCGCGAACGCAGCGGCGCAAGGGAACGCGAACGTTCATCTCTGACGCGCCAGTGGCGCCCTCGTACCGGAAGTAACGCCGTCCATCTGCTCTGCGAGCATCTCGCGTGGATGAGCACACGAGTCGCGCGCGTATTCGCGCAAGGCATGTGACCTTGAATTTCGACAACTTGATTAGCATGTTCTCGCTCGCGTGCGCTTGGATTTCGTTTCTCGTAATCGGCGTCTTGTAGACAGGAGTGAGGTGGGTCGAGCGGGCGAAGGTGGATAGGCGAAGTGAGCACGAGCGGTGGTAGTAGGTGGGCGAAGAAGAAGTTAGGCAAGTGTAAGTAAAAAAAGATCGATGAGATCCTGGCCACGTGGCCGTTGAAACAATGGCGACAAAATTAACAACGACAACGATGAGAAAGACGATCGACGATCATTGTCGGCGCCGCGGCGTGTCGCTGCTCTACATGCCGATCGGTGGAACTTGTACGTAACGATAAATGTAGAGTCGGTAATCCTTGCTGGCCAACACGACCGATCCGTCGTCCATCAAGGCGACGTCAAAGCACTGGGCATGTTTCACCTTGCTCTCTAGGGCAGAAACCAGCTGACCGTCCTGCGTGAAGATCGTCAGAttgaagttattatgattgtctgctATCAGTATCTCGCCCACGGCATTGATGCCCACTCCGATGGGGTAATTCGTGATCCCTTCACCACCGATCTGCCGCAGATAAGCACCCTCGTAGTTGAACACCTTCACGCAGTGGGCGCGGTTGTCGCTGATGAAGATCTCCTGCTTATCGTTCACGACCACTCCGTTAGGGAACTCCAGGTGTTTCGAGCAGCCGAACTTCTGGAGAACGTTGCCAGCCTGATCGAAAATAATCACGCGCATCACTTTACACTCAACGACGACGATGCGTCCCTTGGAGTCGACCGTCACGCCACGCGGGTGCTGAAGGATGTTTGCTCCGAACTTGCGCACGAACTGACCATACTGGTTGTAGATCTGTATCTGATGAGTCGGCGATCGTTCAGTGACGATTATATCGCCCGATGTTTTCACCACGGCTACTCTGTTAGGGTACAGTAACTGTCCGTCTCGCTTGCCGCACTCTCCGAACTGGAATTTGAATCTGCCCTCTTTGTCGAAGATCTGGATTCGATGGTTGTTCGTGTCAGCGACAATGATGTCGTTCTGCGCGTTCACTGCCACTCCCGAAGGTTCGGTGAACTGTCCCTCCATCACGCCGAACTCCCCGAATTTGCAGTGGTAGATCATCTTCTGTCGTTTGATCTGTGATTTCGGTGGGAATATCGCTGCAGCGGACATAAGCTTGGATGTTAGGTCCAAAACAGAATCGCCTGATGCGGCGTTCGCAGCGACAGCGACTGATGTTGGCATCGGGAAGTGGTCGTTGTTGGTGACCACTGGGTAGGTGTCGCTGCCTCCGTTGCTCCACTTCTCGTAGGGGTTCGTGTTCATTCCGTTCAAGTTGAGATCACTGATAGTTGTGGAGAAGGGACCCAGGCTGTTGGCTGAGCTGAAGCGTTTGGTAATGACGCTGCTGTTGGTGTCGAACGATGAGGGGGACGTGGATGAAGCGCAGTTTGAAGTGGAGGATATCAGGCCGTTGCTATAAGGTCGGTCTAGAAGAAGACCTCCTAAGGAGCCAGCGCTACCTGGTCCattgctgttgttgctgttgctaTTGCTATTATTAGAGAGCGCAGTTGGTCGAGCAATGGGTGGCTGCTTCCCTATCGGTCCAGCGTTGTTCTCGTTGTTGCTTCGCACGTAACCGAACGTATTCCGCACTCCAACCTGTATGGCTTGATAGTTGCTAACGAATTCGAGGTCGACGGTATGATTACCGATATCAGGGGTGTAGTTCAGCAGCAACTGGAGCTTCGAGTCGAGGAGCTTCTTAACCATCAATACCTCGGTAACGGTGGTATATTTCGTCAGTCGCTCAACAAACTCGCAGGTCTGTAGCATCTTGTCAGCCATCTCGTTAGCTTTCTGCGTCAGGACACCTAGGGATATCTGTTTCGTGGAGAACACCGACTCCAGCTCCTTCAGCAGCTCTTGTTTGCGCTCCTCGAGCATGGATCGGTAGAATTGGAAGGTATCGTTGATCTCGTTCTGCGCTTTATGGTACTGAACTTGGAGACGCGCCGCGCCGTGGTCAGCTGCCTTCACAGCGGCTCTCACGTCCGCCGCCTTGGCTCTGCATTCCTGCACCACTCTCGCCATCGCTTCAAGCTGTTGCGTGCCGACTTCAGAGATGTGCGCGCAGTCGTGCAGCGGGCCGGGGTGGTCGGTGATGGTGCACTCCTTGCAGACCAGCACGGTGCACGTGCGACAGAAGTACTTGAGCAGCTCTTGCTTGTGTCGAAGGCAGTAGGGCACCTTCTCGCCGTTGCTGTTCCCGCCGTTGATCACCAGATTGTTCTTCGGGATTTCGGTGTTCGCTGAGCTGGTCACCGTCTCGAGCTTCGAGTCGCCGAGGTTCAGGACACGGTGGCCCTCGAAACAGTGCATGAACTGGTGCGCCATCACGCAGTTCGGGCAGAGGAAATTCGCGCAGTCGAAGCAACGCGCTACAGCGTCGGATTCGGTGGATTTGCAGCCGGTACAGCGTACGCCGCCGGCGCCTCCTAATCGGCACCGCGGGCAGGGCGCCTCTCCAGGTTTCTGAGAGTCAAGGCAAAGGTCGCAGCTGTCGACGTCGCAGATTGCCGAGTCGCTCGCAGGCGGGGAACTGCCGCTTACTGTAAGCGGAGACAGCGAGGCCAGGGACCCGATGGAATTCGCGCGCGATTCCAGCGAGAGTGTCGGCGAGGCCATCTTCAGTCAACCGGCATCCCTGATAACAGAAAGCAATATGATCGTTTTAATCTCTGACATTAATTCCTTTTTGTTTCTTAACTTAATTATTCTTGAACATTTCGCGATTGGATAATAGACAGTTttgctttttatttctttttcgtcGTCGTTGGGTATATAGAACTTACTCGACAAcacgtgtcagaaattttaaggagcgcTTTTACACGCCAAAAGGTCACAAAGAAAAATAATGGAATTATGTATGAGGTCTCgttttagaattattaattatttaaaaagtaCGAAAGGTACGTGGGAAATGTgttgacttattttactgacatCGCTGCATTTGATGTGAGTACTACACGCCGACAGTAAAAGTCTCGAAGTCAGACAGGTTTAATGATATGTTTTCACGTGACAGTAAATCGTGACTTTTATGGTTGTGACAGTAAATGTCATGACTTTTGTAGTCGCAAAAACCAGATGTCGTGTTGCTCTGACAACGAAACTTAATGCTGTTACACGCTATTGTACACTATTATGACAGCAGAAGTCATGGCTTTTACTGTCACGTGGAAACATATAAACGTATGactaatgattcattttatacagtttaATCACACTTGCCATAAACAGTAGACTTCTAGGAAATGAAATTTTAGATTACTTTAAGTTGTACAAATTACAGGTACAATAGTATAATTGATGATTACTAAAACACAACGCATTTCACATTTTCATTACGACTCCTTAACGAAGCATTTATAGATTTTATATTACACTTTAGTCCTACTTTACTTATAGAACACACTAGGGAAATTTATACGACAAACTGTAAAGCACCTTACAAATTTCAGAATCAATGATATAAAGAGAAAGAGAATGCATGAAAAGAGTGTTTAACTTTAGAGTATACATATTTTCAAGAGAAAATCATTTTAAACTCGAAcagaggacaccctgtatattctctCATACTCTTACAACCAAAAGCATCTCCAAACTCCTATCCATGTTAATGCATCAAAAACGTAGCTAAATAGTTCCACCATCGTTCAACGTCGAAAACTAATTTGCTCGTCACGGCTCCTCGGCCAGCAACCATGGGTAATTGACGCGGCCAATGGGTGAATATTGACGCAAAAGCTAGTTACTCTTCGATCCATTGGCTGGTCACTCGCTAACACTTTTGCCCGCCGAGCTGCAGGCCGGAAGTTGTTTTTGACTCGACACAGGACCGTCTTCGCAAGCCTACTCCCACGCAACATCTTCCCTCTCTCTGTAACCCCTCTATTCCCTCTCTCTTCCATCGCCTCGCTGCCCTACGTCCGTCTCTCTTGCTCTTTATTTCCGCACCAGCAAACGATTCACGACGAAAGGATGTCGCCCCTCTAATTAAATCGCCCCGACTGTTCCAGTCGTGTTTCACGTGAGTGCTCGTGGGCAGATGGACAGATAGAGGAGGAACAGAGAGGGAggaagagagagggagaaaaGGGGGCCGCGGTAGCTCGCGAGTCCAAGGTCACGAATACGAAGGTTATCGTACCCCCGTGGCTCAGTGTGAGTGGATTTATGGTGTTCGACGCGATGACACCTCCGCTTTTCCAATGAAGCCCGAAGAGCAGCGTTGTCGAAGAGGGAGACGCGCGCTCGGGAGGATGAGCCTCGCTGAGAGAAGGGTATCCGTTTGAGCGAGTGGAGGAGGGGCTCGAGGAGGAAGGGGGATGGCAAAAAGAGAATAATCGAAC contains:
- the Brat gene encoding tripartite motif-containing protein brain tumor, producing MASPTLSLESRANSIGSLASLSPLTVSGSSPPASDSAICDVDSCDLCLDSQKPGEAPCPRCRLGGAGGVRCTGCKSTESDAVARCFDCANFLCPNCVMAHQFMHCFEGHRVLNLGDSKLETVTSSANTEIPKNNLVINGGNSNGEKVPYCLRHKQELLKYFCRTCTVLVCKECTITDHPGPLHDCAHISEVGTQQLEAMARVVQECRAKAADVRAAVKAADHGAARLQVQYHKAQNEINDTFQFYRSMLEERKQELLKELESVFSTKQISLGVLTQKANEMADKMLQTCEFVERLTKYTTVTEVLMVKKLLDSKLQLLLNYTPDIGNHTVDLEFVSNYQAIQVGVRNTFGYVRSNNENNAGPIGKQPPIARPTALSNNSNSNSNNSNGPGSAGSLGGLLLDRPYSNGLISSTSNCASSTSPSSFDTNSSVITKRFSSANSLGPFSTTISDLNLNGMNTNPYEKWSNGGSDTYPVVTNNDHFPMPTSVAVAANAASGDSVLDLTSKLMSAAAIFPPKSQIKRQKMIYHCKFGEFGVMEGQFTEPSGVAVNAQNDIIVADTNNHRIQIFDKEGRFKFQFGECGKRDGQLLYPNRVAVVKTSGDIIVTERSPTHQIQIYNQYGQFVRKFGANILQHPRGVTVDSKGRIVVVECKVMRVIIFDQAGNVLQKFGCSKHLEFPNGVVVNDKQEIFISDNRAHCVKVFNYEGAYLRQIGGEGITNYPIGVGINAVGEILIADNHNNFNLTIFTQDGQLVSALESKVKHAQCFDVALMDDGSVVLASKDYRLYIYRYVQVPPIGM